The Aurantiacibacter arachoides genome window below encodes:
- a CDS encoding response regulator transcription factor produces MNSLSDAAADRADVSAAFETKSHDGPEMKPVYIVDDDSMVRRALFFALTVGGFNPRSFASGLDFLNEVASLANGCVLLDLRMPEIDGLEVLRRLNQKKDSLPVVIITGHGEISNAVAAMKLGAFDFLEKPFDDTELFEVLDLAFEGIALGNKNPSLADAIDRVSRLTRREYEVLQGLLSGYSSKQLGRQFNISHRTVDAHRANLMNRLEANSFAEVVRFAILAGVVPLLQNGYTVRNPESES; encoded by the coding sequence ATGAATTCGTTATCTGACGCTGCAGCGGATCGCGCGGACGTCTCCGCAGCTTTCGAAACGAAGTCGCACGATGGTCCGGAGATGAAACCAGTTTATATCGTCGACGATGATAGCATGGTCCGCAGGGCGCTTTTTTTTGCGCTCACGGTGGGGGGGTTTAATCCTCGATCATTTGCGTCGGGATTAGATTTTTTAAACGAAGTTGCCTCACTCGCAAACGGATGTGTTCTGCTGGACCTTCGGATGCCGGAGATCGACGGGCTGGAAGTTCTTAGGAGACTTAATCAGAAGAAGGACTCGTTGCCTGTTGTCATCATCACCGGCCACGGTGAGATTTCCAATGCGGTAGCCGCGATGAAGCTGGGCGCGTTCGACTTTCTTGAAAAGCCCTTTGACGACACTGAGCTTTTCGAGGTGCTCGATCTCGCTTTCGAAGGGATCGCGCTTGGCAATAAAAATCCATCGTTAGCTGATGCGATTGATCGTGTAAGTCGCCTGACCCGTCGCGAATACGAGGTTTTGCAGGGCCTGCTATCCGGATATTCGAGTAAGCAACTCGGCCGTCAGTTCAACATCAGTCATCGTACTGTCGACGCGCATCGGGCAAATTTAATGAACCGTCTCGAAGCGAATTCTTTCGCGGAAGTGGTTAGATTCGCAATTCTCGCGGGTGTCGTGCCGCTGCTCCAGAATGGTTATACTGTTCGAAACCCGGAATCTGAATCTTGA
- a CDS encoding ATP-binding protein: MADQSIILSEEFRKIYEKAPGIIAATNGPNHVFSYANESYKSLVGRADLVGKRVRDVLPEIQAQGIVDLLDRVFSTGEPFVGTKMPMDFNLSGEVHPTRRYVSFIYQPVREASGEVSGLFCEGYDATTEVIATARLVAIQDEFSHVARVNAMGMMAATLAHELNQPLAAICAYASASRRLVSQGRNVTAQLMDALQSIDDAALRAGSIIQTMRDHTKRGETTRAGFNLRSVVSESVKLVRAGGCSSGKEFEEEVPADLSVHGNRTQILQVLVNLNLNACDASSEHRRNIILISAWRSGPSVIVSVKDTGQGLTAGSARDVFTWVETDKEGGTGLGLAICRSILDAHDGRIWLEDSRSTGSDFRFSVPVGPARHER; encoded by the coding sequence ATGGCAGACCAAAGTATAATATTATCAGAAGAATTTAGAAAAATATATGAGAAAGCGCCTGGTATAATTGCGGCAACAAACGGCCCAAACCATGTTTTTTCGTATGCTAATGAGTCTTACAAAAGCTTGGTGGGTCGAGCTGATTTGGTCGGCAAGCGTGTCAGGGATGTATTACCTGAGATTCAAGCTCAGGGAATAGTAGATTTGCTGGACCGGGTGTTCAGTACTGGCGAACCCTTCGTGGGCACCAAGATGCCAATGGACTTTAATCTGAGCGGAGAGGTGCATCCGACACGTCGTTACGTCAGTTTCATCTATCAGCCTGTGCGCGAGGCGAGCGGCGAAGTTTCTGGCCTGTTCTGCGAAGGTTATGATGCTACGACCGAAGTGATAGCCACTGCGCGACTGGTGGCAATCCAGGACGAATTCAGTCACGTAGCGCGTGTCAACGCGATGGGGATGATGGCCGCGACTCTGGCCCACGAACTCAACCAACCACTCGCTGCCATCTGCGCCTATGCCAGTGCAAGCCGCAGGCTTGTATCTCAGGGCAGGAATGTAACCGCCCAGTTGATGGACGCGCTTCAGTCTATCGACGATGCCGCCCTCCGAGCGGGAAGCATTATTCAAACAATGCGCGATCACACTAAGCGCGGGGAAACAACTAGAGCCGGGTTTAATCTCAGGTCCGTCGTCAGCGAGAGCGTTAAGTTGGTACGGGCAGGCGGCTGCTCTTCAGGCAAAGAATTCGAGGAGGAGGTTCCTGCAGACCTTTCCGTTCATGGCAACCGAACACAAATTCTCCAAGTTCTTGTCAATCTCAACCTAAATGCATGTGACGCGAGCAGCGAACATCGACGCAATATCATTCTCATCTCGGCCTGGCGCAGCGGGCCGAGTGTCATCGTAAGTGTCAAGGACACGGGTCAGGGTCTGACCGCCGGTTCGGCCCGGGATGTCTTCACCTGGGTCGAGACCGACAAGGAGGGTGGAACTGGTCTCGGGCTGGCTATTTGCCGCTCGATCCTCGATGCGCATGACGGACGTATTTGGCTTGAAGACAGCCGATCGACAGGCAGCGATTTCCGATTTTCTGTTCCGGTTGGTCCGGCAAGGCACGAGAGATGA
- a CDS encoding putative bifunctional diguanylate cyclase/phosphodiesterase, whose product MPAKCESDAARVDALHALQILDTPRQECFERITSLCTQLFGCSISLISLVDSDRQWFLAKTGVDICQTPREISFCSHAIQAGRTFMISDALEDDRFRANPLVIGGPYIRSYLGQPITTHDGVLLGTLCLADPRPGFFDESHHAKLRPFGNIVEDLLEAHQKRLEACYLTAHLSERSDSLAKSNRLFAQAERVAKIGSWELEPKSGRLAYSDESLSILDVAEGGATCLDAALDLYSPEDRPLVEKALEEVVKNRGSSNIEAHIVTRSGQRKRIKIVGEYLEARADCPARVVGILHDVTQAYHSQMALERAADYDSLTNLLNRQAFDRHLGERLRSHRKSGGNFFVLLLDLDGFKDINDTFGHLVGDVVLEEISSRITAAVSTDAVVARWGGDEFAIITAMGASAEDATAIGDDLIRAVSKDVAIAGRNVAVSATCGLAQSGESLVARELLRRADLALYHGKAREPGRTHHYHVSLERENRLRQEAIGLVRNALSEDRLFAGYQPIVLLSNNTLVGFEALMRLNTRSGEQLTATQVLPAILDPILSREISDRMIELVCKEFPAIQEAQPDAQYVSLNATEADLLSRDFSDRLLGMLNSQKISPRHVTLEITETMLLVNDGATVQGVLSKLRAAGMRIALDDFGTGFSSLSHLRDFPIDKVKIDGSFIQKMCSEHQSRLIVQALIGMAKNLGKEVIAEGIETEEQRQLLLQMGCNYGQGFLFSPAETPCRLKLLKLSKIQALRQEAA is encoded by the coding sequence ATGCCAGCCAAATGTGAATCAGACGCAGCGCGCGTAGACGCTCTTCACGCGTTGCAAATTCTCGATACGCCGCGACAGGAGTGCTTCGAACGGATTACATCGCTCTGCACACAACTCTTCGGGTGCTCAATTTCTCTGATCAGTCTAGTCGATTCTGATCGCCAGTGGTTTCTTGCCAAGACAGGTGTAGATATTTGCCAGACGCCTCGTGAAATCTCGTTTTGCAGTCACGCAATTCAGGCGGGACGCACCTTCATGATTTCCGACGCGCTTGAGGATGATCGATTTCGCGCCAACCCATTGGTGATCGGTGGACCGTATATCCGATCGTATCTTGGACAGCCCATCACCACTCACGATGGGGTACTTTTGGGAACCTTGTGCCTTGCAGATCCGCGCCCCGGCTTTTTCGACGAGAGTCACCACGCCAAGCTTCGGCCTTTCGGGAACATCGTGGAGGATTTGCTGGAGGCCCATCAGAAGCGGCTCGAAGCCTGTTATCTCACAGCACACCTAAGTGAACGCTCCGACAGTCTGGCCAAATCCAATCGCCTATTTGCTCAGGCTGAACGAGTGGCCAAAATAGGCTCTTGGGAGCTCGAGCCGAAATCTGGCCGGCTCGCCTATTCGGACGAAAGCCTTTCGATCCTCGATGTTGCAGAAGGCGGGGCAACCTGCCTAGACGCTGCATTGGATCTGTACTCGCCCGAGGATCGACCATTGGTCGAGAAAGCCTTGGAGGAAGTTGTCAAAAACCGCGGCTCCTCAAATATCGAAGCCCATATTGTCACACGGTCAGGTCAACGAAAGCGGATCAAGATTGTTGGTGAATACCTCGAGGCCCGGGCCGACTGTCCTGCGCGGGTTGTAGGCATACTTCATGACGTGACCCAAGCCTACCATTCACAGATGGCGCTCGAACGTGCGGCTGACTACGATTCGCTCACGAACTTGCTGAATCGCCAGGCATTCGATCGTCACCTTGGCGAGCGGCTGCGATCACACCGTAAGTCAGGGGGTAACTTCTTTGTGCTTCTCCTGGATCTTGATGGTTTCAAGGACATCAACGACACTTTTGGACACTTGGTGGGAGATGTCGTGCTCGAGGAAATCAGTTCCAGGATAACTGCAGCCGTATCAACCGACGCCGTAGTTGCCCGCTGGGGCGGAGACGAGTTTGCCATAATCACCGCGATGGGTGCGTCTGCGGAGGACGCCACGGCAATTGGTGATGATCTAATCCGTGCCGTCTCGAAGGACGTTGCAATCGCTGGTCGAAATGTTGCCGTCAGCGCTACCTGCGGTCTCGCACAAAGCGGAGAGTCACTCGTTGCACGCGAGCTTTTGCGCCGGGCGGACTTGGCATTGTATCATGGCAAGGCGAGGGAGCCTGGCCGCACCCATCATTATCACGTTAGCTTGGAGAGGGAAAACCGTTTGCGGCAGGAAGCGATCGGCTTGGTTCGCAATGCGCTGAGTGAGGATCGGCTTTTCGCTGGCTATCAGCCTATCGTTCTTCTTTCGAACAACACATTGGTAGGCTTCGAAGCTCTCATGCGGTTGAACACACGCTCTGGCGAGCAGCTAACTGCGACACAAGTCCTGCCCGCAATCCTCGATCCAATCCTCTCCCGCGAGATCAGTGACCGGATGATAGAGTTGGTTTGCAAGGAATTTCCGGCGATTCAGGAGGCGCAACCCGATGCCCAATACGTCAGCCTTAACGCCACTGAGGCGGACCTTCTAAGCCGCGATTTTTCCGACCGCCTTCTGGGCATGCTGAACTCGCAAAAAATTTCGCCCAGACACGTTACGCTTGAGATTACGGAAACCATGCTCCTCGTCAACGATGGCGCTACCGTTCAAGGAGTACTGTCCAAGCTCCGCGCAGCAGGAATGCGGATTGCCCTCGATGACTTTGGGACGGGATTTTCGTCGCTCTCGCACCTTCGAGACTTTCCAATCGACAAGGTGAAGATCGACGGAAGCTTCATTCAGAAGATGTGCTCGGAGCACCAGTCGCGACTGATTGTGCAAGCCTTGATTGGGATGGCAAAGAATTTGGGCAAAGAGGTGATCGCTGAGGGGATTGAAACCGAGGAGCAACGGCAACTCCTTCTGCAGATGGGCTGCAATTACGGCCAAGGGTTCCTATTCAGCCCCGCCGAAACGCCCTGCAGGCTTAAGCTTCTTAAGTTGAGCAAGATACAGGCATTACGCCAGGAGGCCGCCTAG